AGCTTCTTCGGCTCTGGGCTGTTTGAAATTCTGATCGAGTACCACAGGGAAACGCGGGAGCTCTCAAGCATCCGCGAAGTCTGGGACGACATGCTCGAGGGCTTCCGCTTCATGAAGAACTCAAGAAACCTCATGGTGCTCGTGAGCTTTGGGATACTGCTCAACACCCTCCTCAACCCGGTGTTCGCGGTAGTTCTTCCCTACCTCGCCAGGATTGAGCTGGGTCTCTCTGCCGTCAAGTTCGGCAGCGTCGAAACCGCCGCCACCCTCGGCGCTCTAGCCGGAAACATGCTCATCGCTTTGAAGCTCGGTGAGAAATCCGAGGATTTCCTCTTCGGGGCACTGTTTGCCCAGCTCCTCTGCCTGACGGGCCTCGCCTTCGTGACGCGCTCCATCCTAGGAGAACTGGCTTATCCATCCCTACTGGGAATAATCGGCCTGATAGGGCTCTTCAACACCCTGGTTAACATCCCGCTCTTCACGAAGCTCCAGAAGGCGGTTCCCGATGACGTGCGTTCGCGCTTCTTCACTGCCTTTGAGACAATAATGATGGCAACGACCCCGCTGGGCATGGCCCTCGTTGGACCCCTCCTCGACGTCGCAGGAACCACTGTAATAATCCTCGCCCTCACCGTCCCAAGCGTGCTGATAGCCATGTATTATTACCTCCGCTTTAGGGAAACCGTTATAAACATCGGTTCAGAAACTGCGGAGGTGGTGCCGTGAGCCTCAATAGGAACTTCTGGCTCTTTGCGGTCGGCCGCTTCATAAGTCAGCTCGGCTGGGCGGTGCAGGACGTTGCACTGCCCCTCTACGTCCTTGACCAGACCCACAGCGGCTCGATGATGACTGTTTTCATCCTCGCCGAGATGATACCGGTCCTCATAATCATGCCCTTCGCCGGTGTGGTGGGCGACCGTTACAACCGAAAGCACCTGATGGTCGGCTTTGATCTTGCGAGGGGAGCCCTTCTCTTCTGCGTCATCGCGTTCGACCTCCTGGGCATCTACCAGCTTCTGGTCGTCCAGGTGATCATGGCCTCCATGGGGGCGTTCTTCTCGGCAGGGACGGGAGCGATGTTTCCCGACCTTGTGGAACCCGATGAACTCGAGAAGGCCAACTCCACGGTCTCGTCGTTCACCATACTCGCCCGTCTCG
The Thermococcus celericrescens genome window above contains:
- a CDS encoding MFS transporter — encoded protein: MFENFRGMGRNFWLYTVGRWISQAGWVVQDVAVPLYVLDQTGSGAMMSLFIMAELVPRLLVNPIAGVIGDRYDRKKLMYGLDIARGVLLFAVIGFNLLGIYQLLVVQMVMSVMGAFFSAGIVGMFPDLVEREQLARANSILQSGGQILRILGPILGGLIYAFGGLRLAILINAVSFFGSGLFEILIEYHRETRELSSIREVWDDMLEGFRFMKNSRNLMVLVSFGILLNTLLNPVFAVVLPYLARIELGLSAVKFGSVETAATLGALAGNMLIALKLGEKSEDFLFGALFAQLLCLTGLAFVTRSILGELAYPSLLGIIGLIGLFNTLVNIPLFTKLQKAVPDDVRSRFFTAFETIMMATTPLGMALVGPLLDVAGTTVIILALTVPSVLIAMYYYLRFRETVINIGSETAEVVP